Proteins from one Ranitomeya variabilis isolate aRanVar5 chromosome 1, aRanVar5.hap1, whole genome shotgun sequence genomic window:
- the F2RL2 gene encoding proteinase-activated receptor 3: MEMEALLALILLSVTAHSIASNDSSVEKNKVHTVNPKTFRLQVKKQEYEKIDNISEDTSTRGALEPSSGRKAYQPSSDRKASQPSSDRRASQPYSDRRASQPSSGHRASQSSSDRRASQPSSDRRASQPSSDRRASQPSSDRRASQPSSDRRASQSSSRHTTPQLSSGLGTLKPSSVPKGSETSSGHHDIFKQPVSSSIYNTELKNTYFTAPNATLLYLKSSISTKLIPAIYILVTLIGIPSNAIILKMLFARTRTVCTAIFYTNLAISDLLFCLVLPFRAAYHLNGNNWIFGEPMCRIMTIFFYGNMYCSILLLMCISISRYIAIVHPFIYRSLPKRTCALLLCAFVWITVFMFMTPFFINQQTYNLQEPARVTCSDFYETSADVFQFSFFISLAVFGYLIPFSVITFCYVSIIKTLGTHNRKWYLYLKITILILIIFALCFTPSNIILIIHQVRYHYTKMDDTYVSYLIALCFSSLNSCLDPFLYFLMSEITKSSNKYTNIIKVQKETHMTLLAS; this comes from the exons ATGGAAATGGAAGCCCTGCTGGCTCTGATCCTCCTGTCCGTGACTGCCCACAGCATAGCCA GTAATGATTCAAGTGTGGAGAAAAACAAAGTTCATACTGTGAACCCAAAGACTTTTCGATTACAGGTGAAGAAACAAGAGTatgagaagattgataacatctcaGAGGACACATCAACTCGCGGAGCTTTGGAGCCTTCATCAGGACGTAAAGCCTACCAGCCTTCTTCAGATCGTAAAGCCTCACAGCCGTCTTCAGATCGTAGAGCCTCACAGCCTTATTCAGATCGTAGAGCCTCACAGCCTTCTTCAGGTCATAGAGCCTCACAGTCTTCTTCAGATCGTAGAGCCTCACAGCCCTCTTCAGATCGTAGAGCCTCACAGCCTTCTTCAGATCGTAGAGCCTCACAGCCTTCTTCAGATCGTAGAGCCTCACAGCCTTCTTCAGATCGTAGAGCCTCACAGTCTTCTTCACGACACACAACCCCACAGCTTTCTTCAGGACTTGGAACCTTAAAACCGTCCTCCGTACCAAAAGGCTCAGAGACATCATCAGGTCATCATGACATCTTTAAACAGCCGGTATCAAGTTCTATCTACAACACGGAGCTAAAAAATACTTATTTTACGGCCCCCAACGCTACTTTGTTGTACTTGAAAAGTTCTATTAGTACAAAACTAATTCCAGCCATATATATCTTGGTCACGCTCATCGGGATACCTTCTAATGCCATAATCCTAAAAATGCTTTTTGCTAGAACCAGAACAGTCTGCACTGCAATATTCTACACCAACCTTGCCATTTCTGACTTGCTTTTCTGCCTCGTGCTACCATTTAGAGCTGCATACCACTTGAATGGCAACAACTGGATATTTGGAGAACCAATGTGTCGCATCATGACAATTTTCTTCTATGGAAACATGTATTGTTCAATCCTCCTCCTCATGTGTATCAGCATCAGCCGCTACATTGCTATAGTCCATCCCTTCATATACAGGAGTTTACCAAAGCGGACCTGTGCCCTCCTCCTATGCGCCTTTGTGTGGATCACGGTCTTCATGTTCATGACACCATTCTTCATAAACCAACAAACGTACAATTTACAGGAGCCGGCCCGAGTCACCTGCAGTGACTTCTATGAGACCTCCGCTGATGTCTTCCAGTTCTCCTTCTTCATATCACTGGCCGTGTTCGGATACCTTATTCCGTTCTCGGTGATCACATTTTGCTATGTTTCAATCATAAAAACCTTAGGGACACATAACCGGAAATGGTATCTGTACCTAAAAATTACCATCCTGATTCTGATTATATTCGCCCTGTGCTTCACTCCAAGTAACATCATCCTCATTATACACCAAGTCAGATATCATTACACCAAGATGGACGACACATATGTGAGCTATCTCATCGCATTATGTTTTAGCAGTTTGAACAGTTGTCTAGATCCATTCCTTTATTTTCTTATGTCTGAAATTACGAAGTCTTCCAACAAATACACTAACATTATTAAAGTGCAGAAAGAAACGCACATGACCCTGCTCGCTTCCTAG